The window TCATAAGCTAGTTTTAAATAAACTAAACTTCTTTGCATAATTATTTTACTCATAGAATACAATGTATGATGGTAAGAACCTCTAATTTTATCTTCACTATCTATATAATCATTACTACCTATAGAATAACCTATAGTGTGAGAGAAATTATCATTAAAATTTATATCTCCTGATATATCAAATGTTAGTGTATTTAAATATCTTTTATGTTTTAACCAAATATAATCGTATGATAATAATATGTTTGTTTTGAAATTTTTTGATATTGCAAAACCATTGCTAAATGATAAAGAAAATATATTTAGGTCTTGAAAGTCTTCTTCTCTTGATTTTATATAATATCTATTATAAAAATTTGCACCAATATCAAAGTCATAAATATCATTTACTTGATTTTTATAACCAGCATTAATGTTTGCTAGAACGCTTGTAGCAGGCTCTCTTTTTTCTCCTGGTATATTAAAATATGGTAATAATTCATGACCTATATGAAGAGTTGTATCATTTAAATTTACCTTTTTTGGATTACTTTCATATCCTAATCCTATTCCTACACTTCCATAGATTTTATTTTTTTCTTTTTCGTTATTTTCATCTTTTATAAGCTGGTTTAGAGTATTTTTTACAGCAGCTTTTTCTTCTTTCGTTAGTTTTGGGTTATTTTCTAAATTTTGCAATTCCGCTTTTAAAAGTGTTAAATTACCGTTTTTTTGATAAATCATAGCACTTTGAAGTCTAGCTTCTATATTATCTTTATCTATAATTAATACCCTATCATATGCACTTAAAGCTTCATCATATTTACCTAATTTAAAGGCACTATTTCCTAAAATTAAATTTAAATTTTTGTCATTACAATTAACATTGCATTGAGATACAGCTAATTCGTATGCTGACTTATAATCTCCATTTGTATATTTGTTTATTAAATCACTTGCGTATGTATGTGTTAGTAAAGTTAGAATTAGTATTGTCTTTTTCATATAAAAATCCTTAATTTAAATCTAATGTTAAAATAAGGTTCGGTTTACCCCCCCCCTATAGTAATATGTGGAATTTACAATTCAACTAATTATGGTTTTGAACAATTTTGTTAATGGTGCCCAAGGTCGGACTCGAACCGACACAGGATTGCTCCTACTAGATTTTGAGTCTAGCGCGTCTACCAGTTTCACCACTTGGGCATTAAAGTGTGATATGATAATAAAATTTTCTTATAAATAGATTAAATTTAGAAATATTTTGATAATATTTCTAATTTTAATATTTTTTTAAATTATTTTTCAAGATTTAAATTTTATACTTTTTTAAATCTTAGCCATAAAAATCCAAATATTGCTGAACAACAGCTAGCACTTAATACCGCTAGTTTTGCACTATTAAAAATTATCTCATTACCTTCAAATACTAAAGTATTAATAAAAAAGCTCATAGTAAAACCTATACCAGTTAAAATACTAGCACCATATAAAATAGTTTTATTTGCTGGTAAAACAGCTCCAAATTTATTAGCTAATAAACAAAAACCAAATACTCCTAATTGTTTTCCTATAAATAATCCAAAAAATATTCCAAAAAATACCGTATTTAAATTTTGAAGACTAAAGTCAATTAAAACTCCAGCGTTAAATAAGGTAAATATTGGTAAGATAGCATAATTTATATAAGGTGTTAAATTATGCATTATTCTTTCTAAAAATTCACGCCCATCTTTTTTGTTAAGAGGTATAAAAAATGCACAAAGCATTCCAGCTAAAGTTGTATGAACTCCACTTTCTAGCACACATACCCATAAAAATATCCCTACTAATAAATAAAACATTCTACGAGTACAATGTAAAATATTTAAAATTAATAATAGTCCAACTCCTATAGAACTTAGTACTAAAGAAATATATAAAAGATTACTGGTATAAAATATTGCAATTACGATGATTGCGATTACATCATCAAATATAGCAAGGCTTAATAAAAATATTCTAACGCTATTAGAAACATATTTTTTTAACATTAATAATATTGCTATTGCAAAAGCAGTATCTGTTCCAGTTGGAATAGCAAAACCTTGTAGTCTATAAGAATCAAAAAAATTAAATACCATATAAATTAATGCTGGGACTATAGCACCACCAAGTGCTCCTGCTAATGGTAAAATTCTTTTACTGTTAGTGTTTAGTTCTCCACATAAAATTTCTTTTTTAACCTCAAGTCCTATCCAAAAGAAAAATATAGCTATTAATCCGTCATTTACCCATAAAAATAATGGTTTATCAAGTTTATAATCCATAAAACTAACTGAAGCTCTAGCGTTAAGACAGGCGTTGTAAAAATCTCTATAATTAGAATTTTGTAAAAATATAGCTAAAATTGTAGTAAAAATTAATAATAGTGATGGTAAAAGTTCGCTATTTCTTATTTTTGATATCATTAAATTTCCTCTAAAATAATTTAAATGAAACATTTTATAAAAATATTTAATTTAAAGTATTTATAAAGAAATTCTTAAACTCATTCTGTTTTGATATTAACTAAAAACAATTAATAAAAGTCATTAAATTTAATAATTTTTTTATTAATTTTTTTAAAAAGATTAATGTATTGAAAAAGCCCTTGAAAACAATATTTTATAAAAAATATAAATTCAACTTCTTACTTTAAAGTTTCAGTTTGATTTTGGCTTAACTTAGTAGCAACTTTTCTTTAACTTTTAAAAATAAAATGAAAATATTCATTATAAAAAGGACAATCAAAATGATACTTAAAAGAAATGGATTAAAAGAAGTTTTTAAACCTTATAAGATAGAAAATGCTATCAAAAAAGCTTATGCAAGTTGCAATAAAGAAGCTTCAAATTCTTTAATATCTTTAGTTATTAAAGAGTGTGAAAACAAAGACTTAGTAAGCGTTGAAGAAATACAAGATAAAATTGAAAAAACACTATTTAATGAAAAAGAATTTGAAGTATTGAAAAGCTTTATGCTTTATAGACACACTAGAAAACTTCGTCGTGAAAAAGACCTAGAATATGGCACTTATATTAACTGCTCAAATACAATAAGCGAATATATAAACAAAAGCGATTGGAGAATTAATGCTAATTCAAACACAGGCTATTCTCACGCAGGACTTATAAATAATACTGCAGGAAAAGTTATTGCAAATTATTGGCTAGATAATGTCTATAGTGATGAAATGGGCTTAGCACATAGGAATGCTGATTTTCATATACACGATTTAGATTGTCTTAGTGGATATTGTGCGGGTTGGAGTTTAAGAGTATTATTAAATGAAGGATTTAATGGGGTAAGAAGTAGGGTTGAAAGCAAAGCCCCTAGGCATTTTAAAGAAGCTTTATGGCAAATGGCTAATTTTTTGGGTATTTTACAAAGCGAATGGGCTGGAGCTCAAGCGTTTTCAAGCTTTGATACTTATCTTGCTCCTTATGTTTTTAAAGATAAATTGAGTGATTTAGAGATTAAAAAGGCTTTAATAAGTTTTGTATATAACCTAAATGTCCCTGCTCGTTGGGGACAAAGTCCATTTACTAATATTACTTTAGACATAGTTTGTCCGCAAGATTTAAAAAATCAATTTCCAACCACTAATAATATTCATTTTTTTAAGGGCATAAAAGATGATGAATTAGAGCAAAAGGCAAAAGTGCGTGGCAAAAACTCACTAGAAGAGCTAACTTATGGTGATTTTGAAGAAGAAATGCAAAGAATTGTTAGGATATTTTATGAAGTTTTAAGCGAAGGCGATAAAAATCATCAGCCTTTTACCTTTCCAATACCTACTATAAATCTTAC is drawn from Campylobacter sp. MG1 and contains these coding sequences:
- a CDS encoding CDC27 family protein, whose product is MKKTILILTLLTHTYASDLINKYTNGDYKSAYELAVSQCNVNCNDKNLNLILGNSAFKLGKYDEALSAYDRVLIIDKDNIEARLQSAMIYQKNGNLTLLKAELQNLENNPKLTKEEKAAVKNTLNQLIKDENNEKEKNKIYGSVGIGLGYESNPKKVNLNDTTLHIGHELLPYFNIPGEKREPATSVLANINAGYKNQVNDIYDFDIGANFYNRYYIKSREEDFQDLNIFSLSFSNGFAISKNFKTNILLSYDYIWLKHKRYLNTLTFDISGDINFNDNFSHTIGYSIGSNDYIDSEDKIRGSYHHTLYSMSKIIMQRSLVYLKLAYDLEKNKKNKEVKSEDYKEYSISIGMAYLYNSQIILRANAMYGKSYYKEKVFADKRRDTEFKINLGAEYDMDHHNIFSLNLGYSKVNSTIGINSYNNYFTNFMYKYKF
- the nhaA gene encoding Na+/H+ antiporter NhaA, with the protein product MISKIRNSELLPSLLLIFTTILAIFLQNSNYRDFYNACLNARASVSFMDYKLDKPLFLWVNDGLIAIFFFWIGLEVKKEILCGELNTNSKRILPLAGALGGAIVPALIYMVFNFFDSYRLQGFAIPTGTDTAFAIAILLMLKKYVSNSVRIFLLSLAIFDDVIAIIVIAIFYTSNLLYISLVLSSIGVGLLLILNILHCTRRMFYLLVGIFLWVCVLESGVHTTLAGMLCAFFIPLNKKDGREFLERIMHNLTPYINYAILPIFTLFNAGVLIDFSLQNLNTVFFGIFFGLFIGKQLGVFGFCLLANKFGAVLPANKTILYGASILTGIGFTMSFFINTLVFEGNEIIFNSAKLAVLSASCCSAIFGFLWLRFKKV
- a CDS encoding ribonucleoside triphosphate reductase, with protein sequence MILKRNGLKEVFKPYKIENAIKKAYASCNKEASNSLISLVIKECENKDLVSVEEIQDKIEKTLFNEKEFEVLKSFMLYRHTRKLRREKDLEYGTYINCSNTISEYINKSDWRINANSNTGYSHAGLINNTAGKVIANYWLDNVYSDEMGLAHRNADFHIHDLDCLSGYCAGWSLRVLLNEGFNGVRSRVESKAPRHFKEALWQMANFLGILQSEWAGAQAFSSFDTYLAPYVFKDKLSDLEIKKALISFVYNLNVPARWGQSPFTNITLDIVCPQDLKNQFPTTNNIHFFKGIKDDELEQKAKVRGKNSLEELTYGDFEEEMQRIVRIFYEVLSEGDKNHQPFTFPIPTINLTEEFDWDNEVADAIFENTAKMGSSYFQNFLGSQYKLDEFGNKVEDENAYKPNAVRSMCCRLQLDLRELLKRGGGLFGSAEMTGSIGVVTINLARLGYLYKADEKGLYKRLDELLVLARDSLELKRAFIQKMYDRGLYPYTKRYLPSFNNHFSTIGINGANEMLRNFSNDAYDISSEIGKDFCIKLVNYIREKIKQFQKETGNLYNLEATPAEGTTYRFAKEDKKRFKDIIQAGNGDEIYYTNSTQLPVNYTDDPFFALNMQDDLQCAYTGGTVLHLYMKERLENKEICKRLVKKIANNYRLPYFTITPVFSVCPIHGYIAGEHEYCPKCDELLKEKE